The segment GCTGATAGGAGACAAAAAGTAGAGGAAGAAACTGGTTCAAGTATCACTTCAACCAAAACCCCAAAATCACTCTTGAATTGTCAAATATAGACTACATACTATATAAGGGTATGTATGTATATTGATAGATGAAGCTATTGGTGTGGATATGGACAATTGCATTACACTAACAACAAGAGGGAATCTACAATTGTTAGAGGAAGCTCTACATCTCCCAATAACCTACATGTCACAGGTATGGTCCTGGTTGCCATGGCATAGAACCCAGACACACTGTTGATGGCCTTGCAGTTCAGGGTAACAGAGGTGGCCAACTCTTCGGGAGTTACGGTAATCTCGTTCCCCTGCCCCCTGAGCCATCGGCCCTTTATCTTCCAGGTGTAGTTGCAGGAGGGACGGCAGTCTGCGTTACACTGGAAGCTTTGAGGGGCTCCTGGGGTCATCAGGGCAGGGCCTGTGATCGATACGTTGGTAGGTCCAGCTAAAAGGAGGAACACATAGACATTTAGATAATAGTCTAGGTCCTACGACCAATGTGAAAAACATGAGCAAAATAATTTTATCTATCACTAATCCAGTAATCCAGACATTTTGTTAATAAATTACAACACATTGAATTATCCCTCCATTCCTAATATCATAAAGACCATCACCTTTAATTTCAAGTGAAGTGTTATAAAAACAACAAACCACCCACGCACCTAAAACCTGCAGTATCTTTGTTACTGTAGAGGACCTCCCAGAGTCATCATTCCTTGCAGTGCATGTGAGGTTTAGGGACTCCTCCCACTGGTGAGCTGTGAACAACAGCTCGTTGCCATGCCAAATCTGCCCATCGATACTCATTCTGTAGCTGCAGGAGGGGGAGCACTGGGCAGCACAGTCAAAGCTGCGTGGCACGCCCACTTTAACAAAGTCAGGTCCCACAATGGTTAGTTCCAAGGGACCATCTGAAAATTACAGTGCACAATCAGGCAATGCAGGCCTACCGGTTTTAGAATGAAAGATTTCTTGGAAACAGGGTGTAAATGTATTCTTGTAACAGTGATAAATAACTACAACGATAATCCAATAAAAGGCTTTCACTTCTATTAGTTAGCTGATAGCACTACCCTACTATCACAGTCATTATTCAAAGTACCCAACATTCCCATCAATGCAGCAATGTGTTCCATTCTGTAATAATTTGGCTTGGCTATTATGTGATGTGGTTCACTTACTGGTACTGCCACTCCCTCCATCAGTGGTCAAAGCTGATCCTGGAAGTTCATCAAAACAGTCTATAATCAACACATTATAATGTAACTATATTTTCACCCAAACAAAAGCTGGACCTCCGTAGACATTGAAAGTAAATGTAGTTATAGAGCTTAACAGGAAGTGTCCAGACCTTCTGACTGATGTTAAACTGACTTTGGCATCCTTAAAAAGAAATGTTATCATAAAACAATgttgttatatattttttaatcataTTACCTGCTAGGTACACTAGCAGCAGAAGTAGATTAAGCAGGGTGTGTGTATCCTTCATTGTCTTGCAGCGATGGAGTGAGGTGAATGGACACCAGGAAATGTGGGACTGTTACAGAGTCAAGTAGTAGAGTGAGAAGGTAAACAAACACACCTTATCAGAGAGAACAGACTGAGAGCAAATCTGCCCTGCCCATTCAAATCTGCCCATTAAAAATACATTCTTTCTGTAGTGACCATAAAATAGGGCGAAACAGAACTGGCAGCTTTTACTATGAACTAACATGTAGAGGGCAATGTACTGAGGAATAAAATACGTAgtctccaactctccatccctggTCCTGGGAGCTGAAGTCAATTAATTTACTATTTTTAATAGACAGAACCAATTGGAGGGAAAGATTGGAGACTATATGTGCAATACATGAGTGTATGATGAATTCGAGAAAGTGGTTTCAGTGCATGGCTTGTACCAGAATCTCTTATCAAAAGTCAAATACAGTGCAATGATGTCATACCTTTGGTTCTTTTAATGTAATTACATTTGACCTCAAAAGGTTGTGTATAATACAAACTTTTACTTTAGCTttaggaaagcagactgaaccactaggattttcctctatgattttgcctgtgtttaggtcaattccatttcctttttatcctgaaaaactccccagtcgtTAACGTTTACAAGCATACctttaacatgatgcagccaccagtgGTACTCTGTAGATTATATTGGATTTGTCCCAaccataacactttgtattcaggacaaaaagttaattgctttgccacatttattgCAATTGTACTTTAAttaatgccttgttgcaaacaggatgtatgttttggaatatttgtattctgtacaggcttccttctattcattaggttagttttgtggagtaactataatgttgttgatccatccttagttttctcctatcacagccactaaactctgtaactgttttaaagtcaccattggcctcatagtgaaatccctgagcggtttccttcctctccggcaactgagttaggaaggatgcctgtatctttgtaatgactgggtgtatggatacaccatccaaaatgtaattaataacttcaccatgctcaagggTATATTCAAacatacaaagtattgactcagggatatgaatacttatgtaaattagatatttctgtttttcattttttattaaattattattattttttaaacataattccactttgtcattatgggatattgtgtgcagattggtGAGAAAAACAATCAATTTAATCAatattgaattcaggctgtaacacaacaaaatgtggaataatgaGATCGTTGGTACTGGTGGCTTTGTAGGTGAATGCCTCATCCCAGTACTGTAGTTGACCCAGGGTGTAACCTGGCAGTCAAAGGTACAAATCTTAAGGACAGAACAGCAGTAAAACCTCCAACTGAAAAGGGACAGACAATAAATTCATATTAAAGTGGGTTAATTAATTGACTATACTTTCTCCCTTCATTAAACATGTATTTTGGCAGTTAAGTACTGGAGAGTGGAGTAACATGAGGGCACTGATCTTGTTGGTAGTTGATCAGGATTCTCAGACATTTGTAACCGAGGATACTAGAGAAACTGAGTAAAGAAGGTACTGTAATGTTTCTTAGCCCTCATCTGACTTATTACAATGTAAATTGTTCCTCGGCCTTGCTCAAAATGACTAAGACAATTTTGTGTTCCTAAGAAATTCACAAAATGCCTGAAAATCTGAATGTGATTATTCTATATACTGAAATGAAGAGTTGAATGAATTTGTTCATTCTAAGTGGTATGATAATATGGACATTGGAACGTAACCATTGGCAATGTTATCCACAGTAAATGGATCGAGATGACTGCTCTTACCTGTCATAAGGATGAAGCCTGACGAAGGGATTCTCTATGTTTGGCTCTCTGCAGGAAATGTTGTCTCCTTAGACAAGTGATGCTATTTTATACCCTTACTGTACATTAGGTAATAATCACATGTGATTAAATCTACTTACCCAATCATCTGACAGATCAGATATCTCTGGTAAAAGGCAAGAAGGCATAGCTACATACCTGTGACAACATTTTTAAGAATGCAAAGTAGCATCTGTTGCATAATAAACATTGCATGAGCCATCTTATCAAGTCAGCAATTTACCACACAAAACGacacacttttttgttgttgattccgCCTATACAAAGGTCTTTCTGAAGTTTAAGCCAGTCTACATGACTGTAATAAACATTAAATGTACAATGAGAAAATAATCTTCCCAGTGCACATACAGTAGCTTGATTGTCCATTGAAAATATGAACTATGAAATAGAATGTTTTCTGTCAGCTCAAAAACAATAGAACAGTATTTCAGGATGCATTCTATACGATCTGCATATACAAATAGCACTTAATGTAAGATAATATATCTAGTGGTCAATTAATTACATTCCTTGAGACAAACATTACTTGTTAAATGTCACAAAGCTATATTGTTTGGTGTCTTATTAACAAACCAATCATTCCAGTCCGGATTAAAATGCAAGGGATGTTAGGCGTATTGATCGGCTGGCTTTAGGATCATGCGGAGAATCGCTCAAAGAGAAGCTGCTAGCCTGTGCCCTTGAGCGATATTCCAGGGTGCGTTCTCAGAACATGAGCAGAtcagctggcaggcatattcacGGTAATGttttgcttagtcccctcctgtgctccctgttcacccacgactacgttGCCacgtacgactccaacaccatcattaagtttgctgacgacacaacggtggtaggcctgatcaccggcaacaatgagACAAACTACAGgaagaaggtcagagacctgtgtGGTGTGGTGCCGAGACAATAACccctccctcaacgtcagtaagactaaggagctgatcgtggactacaggaaacgggggggggggggggggggggggggtctgagcaTGCCCACATCCACATTaacaagagcttcaagttcctctgtgtccaaatCACTAGGGATTTAAAATGGTCCACTCACATgtgcacagtcgtgaagaaggtgcaacCCCCTAAGGTAGTTGAACAGGTTTGGAAAGGGCCCTAAAATCCttcaaaagttctacagctgcaccattgagagcatcctgactggctgcatcactgcttggtatggcaacagcactgccctcgatcgcatggcgctacagagtgTGGTGCGGACGGCCCAATACATCGCTGGGGCTGagctcccagccatccaggacctctatatcaggcagtgtgaaaggaaggccctgaaaatcaTTAGACTCTAGccaccatagactgttctctctgcttccacacagcaagtggtactggtgcatcaagtctgacaccaacaggttcatgaacagcttctatccctaagccataagactgacaaatagctacagtgccttcagaaagtatccacaccccttgactttttccacattttgttgtgtgggattaaaatggatttaaatgtcattttttgtcaacgaaccacacaaaatactctgtattgTCAAAGCAAATTTTTTTCTTCTAACATTTGTAAATTATTAATGAaatataaaacactaatatatcttgattacataaatattcaaccccctaagtcaatacatgttagaatcacctttggcagagattacagctgtgagcctttctgggagctttgcacacctggattgtacaatatttgcacatcattCTTTTTAATATTAAtcaagccattttcaagtcttgccatagattttcaagtcgataaaagttaaaactgtaactaggccactcaggaacatttaatgtcatcttggtaagcaagaTATTTGtacatttggccttgtgttttagattattgtcctgctgaaaggtaaatttgactcccagtgtctgttggaaagcagactgaaccaggttttgtcTGTGCTTAAGCtctattacatgtattttttatcctgaaaaattccccagtccttaatgattacaagcgcACCACTATACAGTTAAACTgtatactttagtgccttgttgcaaacaagatgcatgtttttggAAGCTTCCTTATTTTctctcaattaggttagtattgtggagtaactacaatgttgttgaaccatcctcagttctctcctatcacagccattaaatgtttaaagtcactattggcctcatggtgaaatccctgagtggtttccttcctctctggcaactgagttaggaaggacacttgtatttttgtagtgactgggtgtattgatacaccatccaaagtgtaattaataacttcaccatgctcaaagggacattcaatgtctgctttacaTAATTTtttacctatctaccaataggtgaccttctttgcgaggcattggaaaccctccctggtctttgtggttgaatctgtgtttgaaattcactgttcgactgaaggaccttacagataattgtatgtgtggggtacagagatgaggaagtcattcaatgttaaacattattattgcacacatagTGTGtacatgcaatttattatgtgacttgttaagcacatttttactcctgaacttatttaggcttgccataacaaaggggttgaatacttattgactcaagacattttagcttttcattttttatgaatttgcaaaaatgtctaaaaacataattccagtttgacattatggggtattgtgtgcaggccCGTGAcacaaatctcaattgaatcaattttaaattcaggctgaaacacaacaCATTTTGGAAGAAGTAAAGGGGGGTGAATTATTTTCTGAGGGCGCTGTAGCTTCACAGAGGTGTGGGATCTGACCAAAGCACAACAAGCAGGGCTAAATATATATTTCTAGAAACTGATAGGATGACTGAGCTAAAGACCTTGTTGGTTTTTCAGCCACGTACATGGGTAATCTCAGTGTTTGAACAGGTGTCCTGAAAGGGAAAAGTTTAACATAaatacactataatacactataacagtataacctgtCAGGAATTGCATAACGGGATGGTTTTTGTGTGCTAGAAATGTGTCCAAACTATTTTTAATTGACCTCTGTGTTACAGTGAGAACCATGGGGCAAGTGTAAATGGGTCAGGGGTTACTTGGCTGCTAGTTTGAAAAGAAACAGACACCATTGGGAAGATCTTTGAAACTGAAAAGGTTTAAATAGGTTAACTTCATAATGAATAAACCAATAAACGACATTATGTACATCCCATTCTCTCCACTGATGTGGAGTGGAGTCCCACAAGATCTGTCCAAATATGATTGTGTGAAAAGAATCAACAGAATTCGATGTTTTCCTAACAACCTGAAAGGGTTCAGATATACATTTTAtattatacatttttacattacCAAACTGGGGGGAAATCACGTTACCAGGTCAGTTTAGGACCGTTAGGCAGGCTCGAGAGGACACGGCCACTAGGCAGACTAGAACAGCATACATTTTTCTCAATGGGTAGAAGCAAGCCCCCGACAGCAGTATCTCAGTAAATGccttaaaggggaagttcagtaTTTTACACCTTCATGTTAGATGGATCCTTTCCCTGAAGGTTGTCTATGGGCCAGAAGAAACTGTAATCCATGGTTAAGATGTTTAAGAATTGAAGAAGCCTAATCATTTAAAGTTACGTCAAACCAAATAATTCAGTTAATTTGTCTATGGCTTTTTTAACGGTCACTGCATGCCCATATCACTCCCATTGATTTTAAACCAGCAGAGGCTGAAGTTAGCTGAAGTTTGTAGTGGCTATTAGAAGAAAAAACAAACCATGTATTAGTTTTTCCTGATCCATAGATTACTTTCAGGGGCAGGAACCATCTAAAATGAAGTTGTAAAATACTGAACTTTCCCTTTAAACCCAACCCCTTTTTTggtgtattttcttaaaactacattgttggttaagggtttgtaagtaagaatttcactgtaaggtctacacctgttgtattcagcgcatgtgacaaataaaatgtgatttgatttgactaactctaaccctaaacctaaccatagcAAGCTGTTGCATATCAACAGAGTTGCAGTTGATAGTCTGTTGATGGTTTGAGCCGCTGTAGATCATATATAGGGgattatccaaataaagtgtgacccaaTGTTTTTGTAATTATTGTCTGAGATAACCATTTCCGTccattacagtactgtatagaGTTCATATCTTGACCAGAAACAAAGCATAATCAATCATTTAAACGTTAGTGCCGTGAAATGAAACACAATAATTTGATGCATGTATCTTTAATCATGAATTTCCTTCAAGATTATCAAGAGACAACAATGGATAAAATAATCTGATTGTAGGAAGAATCAGTTATAGATTCAGCATGACCTTTTGGTACAGTATTGGTATTTCCAGCGACGATCTCTGAAAGTACACAAGACAAACAGACATTTTGTTCCTGTTAGTTTTGTAGTCAATTCATCATTTCCTGAAGCTTGTTTAATCCAACAGCAAGAATATGACacacagatactgtagatacacacacacagagagagagagaaaatacttGGAATCCATTACATTAGCATAGAGTACCAATGAATAATCATACTCACTCATGCTTGTTTTCATGGTAGCTTTCAGCTGCAATCAGGTAGGAATTTGGTGGGACATTAAAAGTGAAGGCCTCATCAAACCAGTTTACGTAGTTAGTCCACTGGCAGGTATCAGTACAGAAGTTGCTGGCTCCACAGCAGGTGAACTTCCATCTGTACAATGGTGGAAATGAGGTTTGAATTatgatatatttttttgtattgaCCTTGTAATTCACATTATAGTAGGGTTGTTCAACAAAAACAGTGCCTCCGTCAACCCTGTGTCACTTCTAGGATTTTACACCATTTAATCCCCAAAGGTCTCTaattttcaccatcattgtaaagccttagttattttgtttgatttgacaaagtcatttcttgaagatttgtatttatttcatgtgaATAGTGATTCATTTACATCTCACCTTCTGTCCTCATGCTTGTTCTCATGATAGCTGTTCATCCCTGTGATGACCTGGTGGCTTGGGCATTGGTAGCTGAAAGGTTTGTCGAAGTCATTTACGTAGGAAGATGTGAAGCAGTTAGTTGCTGAGTCCAACGTGGCTTTGCACCCAAAGTCCCACAGACGGTCTTCATGTTTGTTGTGATGCTCACTAAAATTGGATAAATACATTACAATGCACAAATTAATAGTTGAATTTATGCGAAAACATTTATGCAGGTTGAAGGTTTTATTGTTGCCCAACATATTTTGGCCGGAATGCAATTGCAATAACCTAAATCCAAAATACAGAGTTAAACCAGTTTAATTTCTCAAAATGGAAAATTGCAAATCTGAATCAACAGCAAGTCTGTTGATATGCAACAGCTTGCTAGGGTTTGAGAAAGGGTTAGGGTCAActcagcactgcagcagtaaaaAGCACACTCTGATTTGGAAACCTGTGCTTGTGAGTCAGTGCAGAATTCAGGTTTTGGAGAAGATTGGTTGTATGGAATATAAGGAATCACCTCACTATGCGAGAGATGGATTGTCCTGAGGGGCAATTAAAATCTAACGGCTGGTCATAGCTGTTCTGCCAGCGGAGGTCTGCAACACACAAACAAGGGCACAATAAAAACGTAATTGATTACCGTAGTAATCGGCACCTCCTTCTCCTTTTTTAACGATTTCTGACCACACACATTGCTTCTTGATTGAAATATTAAGTCCACATTTTGAGTTACTCTGCTACACATATGCTCAGGCTTTAATCCACAACCTCAACAGGAAACATAAAGCATACCTTTTCCGTTGACCAACACACCAGTAAGAAGCAGAATAAAGACGTCGGCTCTCTTCATGGCTTTTCAGAGGCTTTTGAGGGGCCCAAACTAAAATCAGCAAGTTTGGTGCTCCATTTATAGACAGATGCGATCTGTGTCCTTGCTGGACCTACGTGGGTAATCTCACTGTTTGAGCAGGTGTATTGCAGTCTAAAAAATATGGCAGTCAATTCATGTTCTACTGAacaaacatgcaacaatttctaagattttactgagttacagttcatatcaggaaatcagtcaattgaaatccattaggccctaatctatggatttcacatgattgggcggggggctcagccatgggtgggcttggGAGGGCGT is part of the Salvelinus fontinalis isolate EN_2023a chromosome 39, ASM2944872v1, whole genome shotgun sequence genome and harbors:
- the LOC129838219 gene encoding hemagglutinin/amebocyte aggregation factor-like, with the protein product MKRADVFILLLTGVLVNGKDLRWQNSYDQPLDFNCPSGQSISRIVSEHHNKHEDRLWDFGCKATLDSATNCFTSSYVNDFDKPFSYQCPSHQVITGMNSYHENKHEDRRWKFTCCGASNFCTDTCQWTNYVNWFDEAFTFNVPPNSYLIAAESYHENKHEDRRWKYQYCTKRSC
- the LOC129838779 gene encoding uncharacterized protein LOC129838779, with product MSIDGQIWHGNELLFTAHQWEESLNLTCTARNDDSGRSSTVTKILQVLAGPTNVSITGPALMTPGAPQSFQCNADCRPSCNYTWKIKGRWLRGQGNEITVTPEELATSVTLNCKAINSVSGFYAMATRTIPVTSGPSEVHVIGPDSVAVGFKSMFQCTAKCTPACDYHWTIDGHTVHGSEMEMTVERNVKSEKIMCHAQNTVSTHFEVVTKSVRVEDNDKKKILSKKYGCQAESSLCLYKKTISGRKHQHCTAAETWFRLSPNTPC